In the genome of Balneolaceae bacterium, the window GCGGGACTATGCCTACGTGGGATCGTTTTTTGCCTTTACCATCTGGATTGGTTTAGGCGCAACCGGTATCGTTGAAATGATTAAAGACGCCACCGGAAAAAGTAAGCAGGTGGTTTTTGCGTCCCTAACATTAATGTTTTTAGCTGTTCCCGGCTGGATGCTCACTGAAAACTGGCACAGCCACGATCGCAGTGAACGATACGTAGCCAGAGATTATGCTTACAATCTTCTTCAATCGCTCGAGGAAAATGCCATTGTCTTTACAAATGGTGATAATGACACATTCCCACTTTGGTATATCCAGGAGGTTGAAGGCGTAAGGACGGATGTTCGGGTTGTAAATCTTAGTTTGTTAAATACGGACTGGTATATCAAACAGCTTCGCGACAGAACCACTCACGAATCCCTGCCTCTCCCGATTACTCTTACCGATGAGGAGATCGACGAGATGACGTCTCAACTTGAATTACATGAACCAGAACAAATTACCATTCCGGTTGATAAGGATCTTTTAACATCTGTATTCGAGGCCACCCCCTCGCAACTCGAAGATTCTACCAGCCAGTTTTTCAGACAAGGCGGTTTGCCCGAAGATGTTCAATTGACACCAATGCTTTACAATCAGCTTCAAATGGCTGAACCATTTTCTATACCTGTTGAGGAACTGGACGACGAAGTGAGTTGGTATCTCGAAGGCCGGCCGGCAGGAAGAGACAGAGCCGGAAATGATCGTTTTTATTTACAAACCCAGGATAAATTAATTCTCCACATGCTGCGGAATAACCGATGGCTGAGGCCGATTTACTTTGCAAATACAGTTTCTAATTCGGGTCAGCTTGGCTTGCATGACTTTTTCCAGTTTGAAGGCAAAGCGTTCAGAGTGGTACCGAAAAAAAGGCAAACCGGACCATTTGGATATGTTGATCCCGAGGTGCATGCACAACGCCTTGAAAATTTCCGTTTCGAAAATTGGAACTCTCCCGATGTCTACTTTGATGAAAACATTCGCCGAATGCTTGGCAACTACCGGTACAGTTTTTCTCAACTGGCAGATGCCTACATGGAACGGGGAGATTCAACAAACGCCGCTAAATGGCTGGCCTATGGAGAAGACAACATTCCATTCCGGCATATTGAACACGACTGGACTGTGGCAACCCTTTACGCATATAAATATTTGCAGTCAGGCGAAACAGAAAGAGCTAAAGAGCTTGCTTCTTTTGTAGCCAACCAACTTAAGCGTGAACTACGGTACGACATGAAAGATCTGAATGAATTAGAGAGCGAGCTGCAAACTCTTCAACAAGATATCCAGATGGCACGCTCCCGGGCTCAAACACAAGAAGCCCGGACTTTGCAAAATCGTCAGCAGCAGTTGTCTGACAGAAGAGAATCAATTGTTCAGAATATTAGTTTTTCGGTAAGCCGCCTAACAATTTTACAAAATATTTTTTACGAAAATGACGATATTGAATCTGCTGAGCAACTTCGTTTCGAAGTGAATTCAATTACTGACGGGCGGTTAGCACTGCCCGATTCCATAGAGGAGAGCAGGCAGCGAGTCAGTCAATTTGGTCTTGGTAACTGATAATATTTAATATGATTCTTTCAGATCGTATATTACAGGTTCAGAAGCTTATGGAATATTCCGTCTGACCGCAAAATCAGTGTGCGGACGGGGTGGTTTAGCACAGGCTTCATCAAATAAAGTTTCAATTGAGTACTCTATGATACACGAATTTACGGAAGAGAACATTCTGTCCATTGGAAAAGTGTTGGAATCTACACCCAAAAAACTGGGTAACGATGTTTACCGCCTGGAAATGACAAACCAGGAAGACGGAAGTAAACTTGCATTCGAAATCCATCTGGGGCTTGAGGTTAATGGAAAACGCATGAACCTGATATCCGTTTATTCCGGAAATACCTTTTTACAACTTCACAACTGTACAGCTTTCATTGCCAGCGAAATGCTGAAACAGGTTACATTTTTCGGTAAGCAGAATGGAATGACTTCCGGCCTGATTATTGAACAGGGGGCCGGGTGCAGCTTGTATTCTAATGTAGATGATTCCGTACTGACAGGTGATTTCACACAACTTCCTGAAGATATGATGATGTGTGGTGTAGCTCTCTCGCTGACTGATACACTCGATATCGATGACTTTTCTTTCGACGATGACAACGTTTCCTGAATTTCCGGATCTACCTGAAGAAACTGTACTTTCCGTAAATAATCCCTCCCATTTTGATCTCCCCGTAAATCAAAAAACTCTTGAGACGATTCTGCAGCTTATCCAGAAAGGCGAGAATGTGACATTTCAACTCGTGGAACTTGTGTATGTAGATGAGAAAGAGATTGTTGAGATCAATAAAAAATACCTGCAGAGAGATTACGTAACCGATATTATATCGTTTAATTATAATGATGATGCTGAACCATCGGATTCCTCAAAAAAAAGCATCGAAGGTACCCTTTATTGTTGTGCCCCTCGAATAGAGGAACAAAGCTATGAGATGGACTCTGACCCTGAACAGGAATTTTATCGTATATTTGTGCATGGTTTGCTCCATCTTGCGGGATATGAAGATTCATCAGCGGACGAAAAAGAGACCATGACAAAACTCGAAAACCACTACCTGGAACAGATGGACAACTGATTATGAACACGTCCGTCTATACTCTCCTCATAGTAGAATCTCCAACTATTGCCGGAATTATTCAGAAAATATGTCCGCCATCGGTATATGTTCTTTCCACCGATGGATTCTGCTGGCGTCCCAAATACGATTCAGGTACTCATCAAATAAAAGCGATTGCTGATCCTGAAAAACGAGAGATCCGAAAGGAGATAAAAGAACAGTCAAAAATTGCCAATACCATTGTGGTAGCTGTTGATTCTGATGCTTCGGGTGATTTTATAGCATGGTCTATAAATCGGTTTATCAAATCATCTAATGTAAAAAGAGCACAACTTCAGGGGTTGAGCCGAACGGGGATCTACTCCATGCTGAGTAACACCGCAGAACTGGATGAATCTCATCTCGAAACCCGTTTGAAAAACAGATTTCTGATACAACATCTCTGGTCTAAATATTCAGATACTCCTGATCTTCAATTTGCAGGTTTAATCTCCGTGTTTGGTGCAAATAAATGGTTTCAAACCTTTTTAGACCAAAATGATTCTGTTTATGAAAGCTCAGCCCATGTACAATGTGATTTTGACGAATGGATTAGCGTAAGAACAGAGCACAGCAACAATCATTATCGATCATCAAAACCTCTCTCTACATTTGATGTTTTAGAGTATTTAATCCATCAACAGAAAGTTCCTTCAGGATATGATTCTCAACTTCTCCTCAATCAGCTCTTTCAAACAATTTTACCTTTTTCTGAAGAGTCACTGATCAGTTATCCGCGTACATCTGCGCAGGCATTTTACAGTGATACCTGGACAGATCTTCGAAAACAGTATCTAAAAAGAGGATCTGTTAACGACTTAAAAACGACCTATTTGCAGGAAATTGCGGATTCAGAAAGTCCGCATGAAAGCATTCATCCCATTGATCTTTCACTGGCACCTGATTCCGTTTCAGGAGAACTACCAAGTAACACGGGGCAATTGTACCGATGGATTTATGATCAAACAATTAAAAGCTTATCAATGCCGAAACCGGTAGATCAAATTTTGGTAAGCGATCTGAACCCGGATATAGTGTTTTTTCAAGATTCAGAGAAGAGTGTAACATCTGCTGAGTCACTTCGTCCATGTGTAACTCTTAGCGATTTTGGAATTCAACTTCATGAACTGGGAGTGATGAAACCATCCGGTTTTGGAAAAACTGTTGATGAATGGATCTCAAAAGGATGGATAGAACTAAATGGCAGAATTGTTACTCCGGGTAATCAAATCTTGGGAAAACTGGATCAGGCACATTCTTTACGTAAAAAACTAATGGAACTGAAACGATTAAAAGAGGAACCCACACTGAAACGTGAAACTGTTGTCAATATCATAACGTCTTAAAGAGTACTTTCCCCTTTTAAGGAGGAAGTGAGCGGAGTAAACTGGTGGATAACAAAAGAACATTACTCTTTTTGACTTTAAGTAGATTTGTACGAATCATCCTCCTTTGTCCCCTTCAAAGAGCAATTCACATTAGAAGTAAAACAACATATGGAAGCAGAAGAAAAAAAATCTGTATCTCCTGAATCAGCCGGGGAGAAGAGCCATTTCAAAAATCTTGGCCAAATACTGTCCAAATACCTGGAGTTTGATTCAGATACAAACATAAGGGACGCCCAGATTCACTCCTCTCCTGACACTGCAAAGCTTCCGATTTTAAAGTTTCTAAAGCCGATCCCCTGGATTCTTTGCGGACTGTTTTTAGGATCCTTTCTTTGGGATTTTCCCGGCGTCTCAGCCGAAATTTTTGCACTCTCTCTTCAATTTGAAGGAATCATACGTATTATCTCCGTCAGTGGTATGATCGGTTATCTAACCAACTGGATTGCCATCACCATGCTTTTTAAACCGGTTAAAAAACGGCCCCTGCTGGGGCAAGGACTGGTTCCTGCCCATAAAGACAGAATTGCGCATCGTCTCTCGCATGCAGTTTCGGAGGATCTCATCAATCCGGAGCTGATTAAACAGAAAATCCGTGAATCAAAAGCGATCAGCCGCTACCGGTTGCAAGCAATTGAACATATTGAACAGATCACCCAGCGGGATGATTTCCGGGAAGATCTAAAAACCTGGCTCCTTGAATATGTTGACTCGATGGTTCAGAATCCTGAATTCAGGAAGAAGGTATCCGATCACATCTTACTGGAAATTGAGGATGCACTTCAAAACCGGGCGCTGGAGAAAGCCGCATTAAAAACCTATTCTTTTCTCAGCGGCCAAACTCTGCAACAGTTTATCGAAAATCTACTGGAGCGCCTGCCGGTAACAGCAGAACGAAACATTGGGTACATAGAAGAGTACCTGGACGAATTCCCTGACAAAATCCACCGCAACAGCGATAAGATAGATGAGGTGATTACCCTGCTCCTCTATAAACTGATCAACCAGTTAAACGTTCAGAAATTAGTGGAGGAAAATCTTAAAACATATGATGAGCAGCGACTGGAAACAATGATTCGAAATGCTACAAATGAACAGCTTAAAACCATTCAGTATCTTGGTGCAGTTTTAGGAACCATCGGCGGATTTGTAATCTGGGAGCCGATTCTCAGCCTGGTGGTGTTGAGTGTTATATTTGGAACTGTTTACCTGATCGACTGGCGGTTGTATCAATAAGAGTATCAGTCAACAATCTCAATCTCCTCAATCCGATCTCCCTGCTCAATCTCATCAATCACATCCAGGCCTTCCACAACTTTTCCAAAAACTGTGTGATTTCCATCAAGATGAGCAGTATTTTTTCGATTAAAACAGATAAAGAATTGAGAACCTCCCGTGTTACGACCGGCATGAGCCATTGATAACACTCCACGCTCATGATGTTGGTTGTCACCATCCAGTTCACAATCGATCGTATATCCGGGACCGCCAGAGCCGTCCCCTTTCGGGCATCCACCCTGAATCACAAAATCCTGGATCACACGGTGAAAAGTAAGCCCATCGTAAAATCCTTTTTTCGAGAGCGTTACAAAATTATCAACTGTGTTGGGAGCGTCTTCAGAAAAAAAGTTGACTTCCATATCCCCTTTTTCAGTTTTTATGATTGCTTTCGGCATAATAGTATCTTCTGTTTGATTTCGTATTTGTTTGGCTGCAAATATACGCTATTCAATGGAATGATAAAGGTTTTAAAGTTTAACACGTTTACCAATTAAAAGACCTTCAAGCGTCCGTAGGTCCTTGAAGCGTCCTTTTTGGTGATTTACTATAAGAATACGTGACGCTTTCCCGACAGCTGTCGGGACGCTCTGCTTGTCTGCCGAAGCTCACGTCCAACGAAGCTTTGTGCATAGTTGGATTAGCGTAGGCAGGCTGCAGACGCTTCAAGGTCACTTTTTAGACTAAGCGGTAAACACGTAATGTTTAGTATTTCCAATGGAACTGATCTACCTTCTCGTTGTATACATCATTTGCGGACCCGCTTTTTCTAACGAATCCATATTCCAAGTTTGGCAAAAAAACAGATCAAATTCAGTAAAACCACAAAACGCCTCCTGATTGGTGTTTGCGCTCTTCCTTTTGTTATCGCATTCATCTTTATCTCTATGGTTTACGGAGGCTTCTTTGGTCCCGTACCAGGATCGGATGAACTCTCATCTATCCAAAACTATGAAGCCTCTCAGGTATATTCGTCCGATGGAAAACTCCTTGGAACATATTACCTTCAAAATCGAACGGAAGTATCTCTCGGGGAGATCAATCCTCTGATGACCCGGGCGTTGATAGCAGTTGAAGACGCACGATTCTACGAACACAATGGAATTGATGAACGGGCATTAGCGCGGGTTCTTTTTAAAACTATACTTTTAGGACAGGAAACCGGGGGTGGAAGTACCATTACCCAGCAGCTTGCAAAGAATCTATATCCAAGAGAGGAGAGCGGGTGGTTTCACCTTGTGGGTGATAAATTCCGGGAGATGATCATCGCTCAAAGGCTGGAACGTGTCTATTCAAAAGAGAAAATCCTCTCTCTTTACCTGAACAGCGTTTCCTTTGGTGAGGAGATCTACGGAGTTGAAATGGCCGCCCGTCGGTTTTTCAGTAAAGATGCCGGCGATCTGAATCTGCAGGAGGCCGCTACCTTGACCGGAATGCTAAAAGGGACTTCCTGGTACAATCCAAAAAATCACCCGGAGAGGGCCAAAGAGAGAAGAGATATTGTTCTCGCACAGATGGTACGGTATGGATCTCTCTCACCCGAAATTGCCGATTCCGTTAAAGCTCTTCCCATGCAGGTCAATTACACACGAATCACTTCAAGTGAGGGACCAGCTCCCTATTTCCGCGAGCATATTCGCCAAAAAGTATCAAAAATTCTGGAATCTACTACAGCGCCGGGTGGAAAAAAATACAATATCTATACGGACGGACTGGAAATTCAGACCACAATTGATTCACGCGTACAAGAGGCGGCCGAAAAAGCAGTAGCCGTTCAAATGGAAGAGTTACAGGGACTGCTGAATCGTCAGATTGAAAGAGAGCCCATTTTTGAATCACAAGGCGATTCAACCATCCATTACGCCTGGCGGCAATCCGATCAATACCAGCAACTTAAAAATGCCGGCCGAACCCAAACTGAGCTTGACAGCATACTGTATACTCCGGAAAAAATGGATCTGTTCACCTGGGATGGATATGAAACTAAATCAGTAACACCATACGATTCTCTGCGGCACTATTTATCTTTTTTGAACTCCGGTTTTTTGGCAATGAATCCTCAAAACGGACAGGTATTGGCTTGGGTTGGCGGAATCAACCATAAGCATTTTAAGTACGATCATGTAAAATCAAAACGGCAGGTGGGCTCGGCTTTTAAACCAATTGTATATGCCGCGGCTCTCGAATCAGGTCTCAGGCCGTGTGAATATCGCAGGAATGTTCTTACTACCTACGAAGAGTATGAAGAGTGGACACCCCGAAACCATGCCGATGAGTATGGCGGACGATATTCTATCTCGGCTGCTTTGGCCCACTCCTATAATACCATTGCTGTAGATCTTCTCATGGAAACCGGTATTTCTGAAGTTCAAACCACAGCACAAAAAATGGGAATCCATTCCTACATCCCGCCAGAACCCTCTATTGCTCTTGGAACAGCCGAAGTTTCCCTGATGGAATTAGTTACTTCCTATACAACTTTTTTAAATGGAGGAAATCCATCTGCTCCCATTCTAATCACATCAATCAAAAACGCGCAGGGTGATGTTATATATCAGCCGGAAAGTGAAATTCCCGGTTATAATGAACAGATAGCTTCAGCTTTAAATAAAAAAGAATCAATTTCTCCGCGTACAGCCGCTACGATGGTTAAAATGCTTGAGAAAGCGGTAAACGAAGGAACCGGATACAGACTACGCTCTCGGTTTGGGATTAATCATGCACTTGCCGGAAAAACCGGGACCACCCAAAATTACACCGACGGTTGGTTTGTGGGTATGACTCCCGAAATGGTTTTTGGTACATGGGTAGGCGGCTGGAACTACCGGGTTCGATTTGATGGAGCGATGGGCTATGCTTCCCAAACTGCTCTTCCAATTTCAGGTTATTTTCTTCAAAATCTTCAAACGTATCCCGATTTTGAACAACCCAATCAATTCTATGCTGAACAGACTCAGCTTTCCTACCGGTTGAGTTGTCCCGACTTCAGGCCTGATAAATTTAGTGATCGTCTAAAAGACTTCTTCAAAGGCCGGGATGATGATGAAGCTGTTGTTGAAGATGGCGAGGAGAAAAAATCAATATTTGGCAGAATTCAAAATCTATTTACAAAAGATGACAAAGACGAGAAAGACAGTGAAGACAACTAAAAATCCAACATCTTCATGTCTTGTCAACACCGGAATAACTGATAGAAGGCTTTGCAAAACTCTGACCGTCATCCTGAACCTGTCTGCCGAAGCTTAGCGCAGGCAGGCTTGATTCAGGATCTCCAGATACTGGCTATAAAGACGAATGGAGAATCTGAATCGAGTTCAGATTGACCGATAACCACGGTTTTGCAAAGCCTTCTGATACTCACAGACTTCCGAAGTCTCTCGAACCATTATTAAAGTTAACATGTCGAACCAATAACGTGAGTTTTGGATGTTGTTCTGAAAGAGTTCGGATGTCATATTCACCCAAATTCTTATTCCTGACACAACATCTTATTTAGTTGCAATTTATGAATCAAATCTTAATTTGGTAGGAGTTACTTTCTTCAATATCAACTGCAATTTTTTTTGACCATGCACTCATTCAGATCTTTTGTACCTCTTTTAATCATTACTTTGATCACCGTTCTTTCCTGCACGTCAGATTCAATGGAAGAAAGCCGCACTATCATGACAGTGAATGGACCCATTCAGGCTTCCGAAATGGATACCACTCTTGTCCATGAACATGTAATGGTCGACTGGATCGGTGCGGACAGTACCGGGTATCACCGCTGGAACAGGGATGATGTTGTTGAAAGAGTTTTGCCCTTTTTCCTTGAGGCCAAAGAGAAGGGAGTGAATACCTTTTTTGATTTGACTCCCGCCTATCTCGGCCGCGATCCATTTATCCTGGCAGAATTAGCCGAACAATCCGGACTAAACGTGATTACCAACACGGGTTTTTACGGGGCTGTTGATAATACCTATATGCCTCAACTTGCTTATGAACGATCTGCCGAAGAAATTTCGAACATCTGGATTGATGAATTTGAAAACGGAATTGATGGAAGCGAAATCCGACCGGGATTTATAAAAATGTCCGTTGGATCTGAACAACCATTGTCTGAATTGCATCAAAAAATTGTGGATGCTGCCATCATAACTCATCTTGAAACAGGGCTGACTATCACCTCACACACCGTTGGCAACATTCCTGCACATGAACAGATTGAACGACTTAAAAATAACGGAGTCTCTCCCACTGCCTGGGTCTGGACGCATGCACAATCGGGTACTCTTGAAGGAAATCTTGAAGCTGCAAAAGAAGGAGCATGGATCTCGCTTGATAACGTAAATGATGAAGGCGACGGCACCGGAAATATTGAGAGGATTGCAGATCGAATCGGTAAACTGAAAGAAGCCGGTTTTCTGAACCAGATATTGATCTCTCACGATGCCGGTTATTATGAAGCAGATACCGAAAACGGTGGTGATTTCAGAGGATATACCGACATATTCGATTATCTGGTTCCTGAGTTGGAAGAGAGAGGTTTTTCGGATGAAGATATCGGTCAGTTACTTCTTCAAAATCCCCAAAATGCATATGGGATTAGGATACGCAAGACAGAATAAACCTGGCTGTGGTTAACACTTCAGTAGATATTTGTATAGATTGTTTACTCAAAGAGACGCCATGCATTTTTGCTATATCATTGGAGCGTAAGGCGATGTGCTTACTTTGATATCAACTCCGATTTTTTTCATCTTATCCTGATTATTTTAAGAATAATATGAATAAAACTTGCATACGAAGTAGGGATAACCTCAATAGCGTTGGTGATATGCCAATGTTAGCGGGCATTGTAGAAAAACCGAAACGACAGAACAAAATATTAATATGATAACAATTCAAGAATTACTTTTTAATAGACAGCTCGACAGAAAATCCAAGATTAAACTTGTAAGACACAAAGACAGCCGACAAGATTTATACAATCTATACAAAACGAATAGAGAAGAATTTTTAGCATATCAAAACTCTCAATCAAAAGACGTTTTTAATGATGTTGATTTTATTGTTTCATTTATCGGAGAAGAAGGCTTGCAATCTCGTTTTATAGGTGTTTACAGAATTAAGGATAGACAAAAATTAGCTGAAGACCACTTTGAATATAAAATGGAAGAAGTCACAGAGTTGTTTGATGACTTAAAAGAACGTGTAATAATTCAATGGAGAAACGCTATTTCTTGGAATCAATGGATTAAAAATGAAATGGAAGTAATTCAAATCCATCCTGGACTACATTACAAACAATTCACGGACTATTCAGACTTCATATTAAATTTTGACGAACTAAAAGAAATCATAAAAAATCAATACAGCGACTGGAAAAAAATGCTTTCAGCAACAAAAGGTGTTTACCTAATAAACGACACAAAAACAGGTAAACTTTATGTTGGTTCTGCATATGGAGAAGACTGAATTTGGGGACGCTGGTCAAAATACGTTTCAACAAATGGTCACGGAAACAATAAAACACTTAAAGAACTTATTGCAAATGACTCAAACTACGGACAAAATTTTCAGTTTTCAATTCTAATGCTTTTACCAAAAACAATAACAGCGGACGAAGCGATTAAAAAGGAAAGACTTTTTAAAAACAAATTAGGAACAAATTCTTTCGGACTTAACAACAATTAAATATGAATTCACAAAGAGTAGTTACGCACGGTGGTGTAACATTAAATTTAGCTACGGTTAAATGTTTCAAGTTACAGACAAACATAGACTTAGGGAAAACTAATGTGATGGTGGTTGAACACAAAAAACGTTAAGATTTTATTCAACACCCAAATACTGAAAAATATAAAAAACAAGAATATAATGAAGTGACAGAAGTTGAATATCCAAATTACGAATCAGCAGAAGCACACAGAAATAAATGAGAAGAAATCTGGCAAGAATTTTTAGATGACCAATCGTGAAATAAACAACGACCCGCTAACAGCGTTAGAAACAAGCCTCCTTTAACTACATCTACTGAATTTTCGTATATTTAAATTATGGAAAATCTAAAACATAGAGAAGAATTAATCAGAAGGATCAAAAATATTGAGGACAAAGATGTTCTTGATGAGATTTATCGTCTTCTGGATATAGATTTGGATGAATCGGTTTATGAATTAAATGAACTTCAAAAATACGAGATAGAGCAAGCCCGCAAGGAACTTAAAAATGGCAAAGGTATTCCTTCCAATCAGGTGAACAAAGAAATCGATGAATGGCTAAAGAAGTAATTTGGTCGCCGTTAGCCAAACGAAAACGTAAAGAAATTCTCGAGTATTGGATAGAACACAATAAATCCAATACTTATAGTCTTAAGCTAAACGAATTATTCAAACAAGCCGAGCATTTAATTTCCGAGCGTCCGAACATTGGCAAACCAACAAGCGACAAGTATGTCAGATTCAAAATTGTACGTGACTACTTAATATTTTATGAGCAGGTTGACGAAAAAGTATATATTCTGACGATTTGGGACAGTCGGCAGAATCCCGATAAATTAGTTCTCCAGTAGAAATTAGAACACCAGAGAACTTTTGGACTATGAAAATTAAAATAGAAAAGAAGAAAGATTTTGATGCAGTCGAATTGATGCAAAACAGGCGAACTCAGATCAGTAAAGATATTCAAGGTATGACCTTTGAGGAAGAGAAGAAATATTTTCAGGAATCAGCCGAAAAGCTCAAAAAGTTCAAGCCGGTAGGTAGCAATCGTTAAAAAATTGATAGATCATTAACTGTTATTGCCCGACCGATTGATCACATTCCCGTCCTCATCCCACTCAGCTAAGATATATCGCTCCTCTCGTTTGATATATTTGTCCATCATCTCATCATCATAAGAGAAGCCGTGTTCTTCAAGAACATCCTGCGGCACACCGTCCCAAAATCCGGGAGTGTTCCCCTTATAGTCCATGTACTCAACGCCCATTTCTGAGGTAAAAAACCCGGTCGACACCAAATCTCGCATTCGGTTGAAGAATCGCACTCCATACATCATTTCAGGCTCGGCTTCATCCGGCCAGGCGATCATATCAACCATCTCCATCTGTTCCTCTTCGGAACAATCAACAAATCTCTTACCGAACCGTTTATTGCATTCGCTGTCCAGCCACATCAACCCGCCGCGTGTTGGGTCCTGGAAAGGAGGGTAATCCTTCATCATAAATTCAATAAAATCGGGAACTCCGGCATCCGTGGCACTACCGGATTCCTCGTCAGCCGGAATAATGATATCCGCCAACACAGCTACTGTTGCCAATTCATGTTCTGTAAAAAAAGTTTGAGAACGGAATCGTGCATCACGCTTTTCTTCTTCTTCTGTTCGTCCGTAACCGGGACCGCCGCCATTCTCAGCAATTATTTCTTCACTTCTTCGGCGATCCTCTTCCGTACAGGAAGACGACATAAAAAGGGCCGCTCCCGCACCGCCTGCTAACAATAACTTTAGATGTTCTCGTCTGTCCATAATTATAATGTATTAATCTTTGAATTGAATTTAGTATTCGTAAATGCTGAATGGAACAGATCATCCCCCTGCGCCCCCTTCAAAGGGGGATAACAAAAGTTTTAGAGATTTCCTTTTTCCATTTGATCGACGATATAATCTGATGTCCTCCACGACAAAGCCATAATCGTCCATGTGGGGTTTTTATCAGCCTGAGACACAAAACTACCGGCATCTACAACGAACAGGTTCTCACATTCGTGAGCCTGGGCGTACTTGTTCAAAACGGATGTTGAGGGATCATCGCCCATTCTTGTCGTTCCCACTTCGTGAATAATCCGTCCGGGGGCTGCAAGGTTATAATCCGTTTCGGGGCCGGGTTTATCCCCCAAAAGAATTCCGCCCATATTGGTAAGAATCTCTTCAAACGTATCATGCATATGTTTGGCTTGCTTCACCTCATGCTCACTCCACGTGTAGTTGAAGCGAAGCACCGGAATGCCATATTTATCCACAGTGTCGGGATCGATTTCGCAGTAATTATCGTAACGAGCGATACTCTCACCCCGGCCGGAAATTCCAACCGTAGAACCATATAGTTTTCGAATATCCTGCTTCAATGCTGTACCGTATCCGCCGTTGGGTGATGGGTTTCCAAATTCATCTTTTATGTACTGCCGGGCCGAGTCCATACCAAATCCCGTACCGTAAAGCGGCATCCCCATACCTCCGTAATACTCAAGGTGGTACCCGCGCGGGAAATCAAGTTTGGAGTTATCCCCCCACCAGGGTGTATAGACATGCATTCCGCCCACACCATCTTCATTATATCGCTTGCGATCAATCAGTTCCGGAATAATCGCCGATCGTGAAGTGCCCGTGGAATCATGGAGATATCGGCCTACCACGCCACTGCCGTTTGCCAGGCCATTGGGATGTTGTGCCGACTTGGAGTTCAACATTATTCGTGCAGTTTCACAAGCGGAAGCTCCCAAT includes:
- a CDS encoding peptidylprolyl isomerase, which gives rise to MPKAIIKTEKGDMEVNFFSEDAPNTVDNFVTLSKKGFYDGLTFHRVIQDFVIQGGCPKGDGSGGPGYTIDCELDGDNQHHERGVLSMAHAGRNTGGSQFFICFNRKNTAHLDGNHTVFGKVVEGLDVIDEIEQGDRIEEIEIVD
- a CDS encoding transglycosylase domain-containing protein, with protein sequence MAKKQIKFSKTTKRLLIGVCALPFVIAFIFISMVYGGFFGPVPGSDELSSIQNYEASQVYSSDGKLLGTYYLQNRTEVSLGEINPLMTRALIAVEDARFYEHNGIDERALARVLFKTILLGQETGGGSTITQQLAKNLYPREESGWFHLVGDKFREMIIAQRLERVYSKEKILSLYLNSVSFGEEIYGVEMAARRFFSKDAGDLNLQEAATLTGMLKGTSWYNPKNHPERAKERRDIVLAQMVRYGSLSPEIADSVKALPMQVNYTRITSSEGPAPYFREHIRQKVSKILESTTAPGGKKYNIYTDGLEIQTTIDSRVQEAAEKAVAVQMEELQGLLNRQIEREPIFESQGDSTIHYAWRQSDQYQQLKNAGRTQTELDSILYTPEKMDLFTWDGYETKSVTPYDSLRHYLSFLNSGFLAMNPQNGQVLAWVGGINHKHFKYDHVKSKRQVGSAFKPIVYAAALESGLRPCEYRRNVLTTYEEYEEWTPRNHADEYGGRYSISAALAHSYNTIAVDLLMETGISEVQTTAQKMGIHSYIPPEPSIALGTAEVSLMELVTSYTTFLNGGNPSAPILITSIKNAQGDVIYQPESEIPGYNEQIASALNKKESISPRTAATMVKMLEKAVNEGTGYRLRSRFGINHALAGKTGTTQNYTDGWFVGMTPEMVFGTWVGGWNYRVRFDGAMGYASQTALPISGYFLQNLQTYPDFEQPNQFYAEQTQLSYRLSCPDFRPDKFSDRLKDFFKGRDDDEAVVEDGEEKKSIFGRIQNLFTKDDKDEKDSEDN
- a CDS encoding type II toxin-antitoxin system RelE/ParE family toxin gives rise to the protein MAKEVIWSPLAKRKRKEILEYWIEHNKSNTYSLKLNELFKQAEHLISERPNIGKPTSDKYVRFKIVRDYLIFYEQVDEKVYILTIWDSRQNPDKLVLQ
- a CDS encoding gluconate 2-dehydrogenase subunit 3 family protein, translating into MDRREHLKLLLAGGAGAALFMSSSCTEEDRRRSEEIIAENGGGPGYGRTEEEEKRDARFRSQTFFTEHELATVAVLADIIIPADEESGSATDAGVPDFIEFMMKDYPPFQDPTRGGLMWLDSECNKRFGKRFVDCSEEEQMEMVDMIAWPDEAEPEMMYGVRFFNRMRDLVSTGFFTSEMGVEYMDYKGNTPGFWDGVPQDVLEEHGFSYDDEMMDKYIKREERYILAEWDEDGNVINRSGNNS
- a CDS encoding GMC family oxidoreductase, producing the protein MSFQILSSGDKYDVAIVGSGAGGGMAARILAEAGLSVAVLEAGGYFDPAQEEYRTQLRWPWESPRRGASTVRDFGDFDAAWGGWEIDGEPYTRNDGTEFDWFRSRMLGGRTNHWGRISLRFGPQDFKKKDIDGLGENWPISYNDISPYYDRVDKLIGVFGTNEGLPNDPDGYFLPPPKPRLHELYIQKAAEQAGVPVIPSRLSILTRRVSDRRGACFYCRQCNRACNAYADFSAGTCLVQPAMERGTVDLYTNAMVREVTTNGDGLATGVLYINKEDMKEYQVKARTVVLGASACETARIMLNSKSAQHPNGLANGSGVVGRYLHDSTGTSRSAIIPELIDRKRYNEDGVGGMHVYTPWWGDNSKLDFPRGYHLEYYGGMGMPLYGTGFGMDSARQYIKDEFGNPSPNGGYGTALKQDIRKLYGSTVGISGRGESIARYDNYCEIDPDTVDKYGIPVLRFNYTWSEHEVKQAKHMHDTFEEILTNMGGILLGDKPGPETDYNLAAPGRIIHEVGTTRMGDDPSTSVLNKYAQAHECENLFVVDAGSFVSQADKNPTWTIMALSWRTSDYIVDQMEKGNL